From one Acidobacteriota bacterium genomic stretch:
- the pyk gene encoding pyruvate kinase: protein MPTEHRRTRIVATLGPASSDGRTIARLIRAGVDVARLNMSHGDHGSHGALIREIRRQARRLGRPVGIMADLQGPKVRLGRFDGPVTLRRGAVLTLTTRTRETNPAKLILPVDYRHLPEETAEGHEILLADGAVRLQVNRVHGHRVSCTVLEGRTLLPRAGFSLPQATAVRSPLTTKDRRDLAFAIESDVDFIALSFVRRAEDVAEAQKLIRRRGGRQKLVAKIETVPAVRNLDGIISGSDAVMVARGDLGVELPPEQVPIEQKRIIGACNAAGKPVITATQMLESMRSTSRPTRAEASDVANAVLDGTWAVMLSAETASGEYPVESVKMMDRIAREAEGYFNLVPRRRGPQLALSVSEGIAEAGGWIAFDVGAVAIVALTRSGATARQVARFQPSLPVFAYTPDRQVLRQMTLLRGVIPRPLAEQKSFRRAVLKAAADLRRRREVGRGDLIVVLGGDPHEPMGVTNRLVVHRC, encoded by the coding sequence ATGCCCACCGAACACCGCCGCACACGTATCGTCGCCACACTCGGTCCGGCTTCCTCCGACGGCCGCACCATCGCCCGCCTGATCCGGGCGGGCGTCGACGTGGCCCGACTCAACATGAGCCATGGCGATCACGGCTCCCACGGAGCGCTGATCCGCGAGATCCGGCGCCAGGCCCGCCGACTGGGACGTCCCGTGGGCATCATGGCCGACCTCCAGGGCCCCAAGGTGCGTCTCGGCCGCTTCGACGGACCGGTCACCCTGCGGCGCGGGGCGGTGCTGACCCTCACCACCCGGACCCGAGAGACGAACCCCGCCAAGCTGATCCTCCCCGTGGACTACCGGCACCTGCCCGAAGAGACGGCCGAGGGGCACGAGATCCTGCTGGCCGACGGGGCGGTGCGCCTCCAGGTGAACCGGGTCCACGGCCATCGGGTCTCTTGCACCGTGCTCGAAGGCCGCACCCTGCTGCCGCGGGCGGGTTTTTCTCTGCCCCAGGCCACCGCCGTCCGCTCGCCCCTGACCACCAAGGACCGGAGGGACCTGGCCTTCGCCATCGAGTCCGACGTGGATTTCATCGCCCTGTCCTTCGTCCGGCGGGCGGAAGACGTGGCCGAAGCGCAGAAGCTGATCCGGCGCCGGGGCGGCAGGCAGAAGCTCGTGGCCAAGATCGAAACGGTGCCCGCGGTGCGGAACCTCGACGGGATCATCTCCGGATCCGACGCGGTGATGGTGGCCCGGGGAGACCTGGGGGTGGAGTTGCCCCCCGAACAGGTGCCCATCGAGCAGAAGCGGATCATCGGCGCCTGCAACGCCGCGGGAAAGCCCGTGATCACCGCCACCCAGATGCTCGAGTCCATGCGCTCGACGAGCCGGCCGACCCGTGCGGAAGCCTCCGACGTGGCCAACGCGGTGCTCGACGGCACCTGGGCGGTGATGCTCTCGGCCGAGACCGCCTCGGGGGAATACCCGGTCGAGTCGGTGAAAATGATGGACCGCATCGCCCGGGAGGCCGAGGGCTACTTCAACCTCGTGCCCCGGCGGCGCGGCCCCCAGCTCGCCCTGTCGGTGTCGGAAGGCATCGCCGAAGCCGGGGGCTGGATCGCCTTCGACGTCGGGGCGGTGGCGATCGTCGCGCTGACACGCAGCGGGGCGACGGCCCGCCAGGTGGCCCGTTTCCAGCCCTCCCTGCCGGTCTTCGCCTACACCCCCGATCGGCAGGTGCTGCGGCAAATGACCCTGCTGCGGGGTGTCATCCCCCGCCCCCTGGCGGAGCAGAAGAGCTTTCGCCGCGCGGTACTCAAGGCCGCCGCAGACCTGCGACGCCGCCGTGAGGTCGGCCGCGGAGACCTGATCGTCGTGCTCGGAGGCGACCCCCACGAACCGATGGGAGTGACCAACCGACTCGTGGTCCACCGCTGCTGA
- a CDS encoding UvrD-helicase domain-containing protein, translating to MPVPPLADAAARERARLDWAEALAVEAGAGTGKTTLLVDRAVHGLAAGRFRAAELVAITFTRKAAGELRVRLRRAVAQAQAAARGDAAGHLRRARAELSLARVSTIHSFCRGILAAHPLEAGVDPGFAVEDEGLGRRLGPEAFEQWLLETLEDGQRAGSLLDLLSWGVEIDTLRLVAQRVAAFPDARPAAVPGKIADDEGLWEYLGSSVRGFLERCRRAGAEETDGFVRELEALEARLDEVGVLPPEARTRWLLSIYEQSSSRLAGVNRGSRKGELGTIKREFKVWRDEELPARLRRRFAPLVERALKVLAAFQGWAAERRREAGCLSHDDLLVFTRDLLARDREVRARVRRQIRALLVDEFQDTDPLQVEILHLLMEGEDPPTLFLVGDPKQSIYRFRRADVTTYSTEVGRLEDRGAKVEITVNFRSTPALLDVVNRVGGEIFAPQQWPAGQAPWRALESPGEPVTPGPALVLAPLDAEACSDADGVAREEARVVARELLRAREEMGVEAREMAVLFPVSTRVGVLEQALAEVGLPCRREKSQDFFHRVEVAELALVLGAVADPDSEELAVGALRSRLLALSDEILAVHRSEGGTFRPAAWLEGSAPAAGVAAVNEALVTLAGWHRLAGEIPPPELMERVLRETRFLVLLELVPGGRRAAANVLKLLDQARAHWREGGYGLEDFVRWLWERTEKDAARESESPAAEDESRVSLLTIHGAKGLEWRVVALFATHHRRGGRRETVLIDRHTRRVEAGFSSFLVSRDYDALARAEAELACAERARLLYVALTRACERLVLPCFSREVKVAPGSLQELLALSPTWRAWVDEAVAGRDPEPPAVVCATGSPVSVASADRQAGAIDRDTAQAARQRWRRQRAEALERGSPLVVVRPSAVGSPGPVARGGGGDPRARDLGKGLHRLLQWLLEGEAPPADDRVDLLARRVGLDLNLDEGACRKIATLARRALATELLSRAWRHRRWCEWPVMFKGNPADLGPDVAPSVEAMLERRREGGGGLPREILVEGWIDLAFEEPEGLVIVDYKTDAWSSDEQRRMLAAHHARQVAFYGKVLEAAGRRVKESWLLFVGAPRSVAERV from the coding sequence ATGCCTGTCCCGCCCCTTGCCGATGCCGCCGCCCGGGAGCGCGCCCGCCTGGACTGGGCCGAGGCCCTCGCGGTGGAGGCGGGAGCGGGAACCGGCAAGACCACGTTGCTCGTCGACCGGGCGGTGCACGGCCTGGCGGCGGGGCGCTTTCGGGCCGCCGAGCTGGTGGCCATCACCTTCACCCGCAAGGCGGCCGGTGAGCTGCGCGTGCGCCTGAGAAGGGCGGTGGCCCAGGCCCAGGCCGCCGCCCGGGGCGATGCCGCCGGGCACCTGCGTCGCGCCCGGGCGGAGCTGTCGCTGGCCCGCGTATCGACGATCCATTCCTTCTGCCGCGGGATTCTCGCCGCCCATCCCCTGGAAGCCGGGGTCGATCCGGGCTTCGCCGTCGAAGACGAGGGCCTGGGCCGGCGCCTGGGTCCGGAAGCCTTCGAGCAGTGGCTGCTCGAGACGCTGGAAGATGGGCAACGGGCAGGCAGCCTGCTCGACCTGCTCTCCTGGGGCGTGGAGATCGACACCCTGCGCCTGGTGGCCCAGCGCGTGGCCGCCTTTCCCGACGCGCGGCCGGCGGCCGTGCCCGGCAAGATCGCGGACGACGAAGGCCTGTGGGAGTACCTGGGCTCGAGCGTGCGCGGCTTCCTCGAACGCTGCCGCCGGGCCGGCGCGGAAGAAACCGATGGCTTCGTGCGAGAGCTGGAGGCCCTCGAGGCCAGGCTGGACGAGGTGGGCGTTTTGCCGCCCGAGGCCCGCACCCGCTGGCTGCTTTCGATCTACGAACAGAGCAGCAGCCGCCTGGCGGGTGTCAACCGGGGAAGCCGGAAGGGCGAGCTGGGGACGATCAAGCGGGAGTTCAAGGTCTGGCGTGACGAGGAATTGCCGGCGCGGCTGCGCCGCCGTTTCGCGCCGCTGGTCGAACGCGCGCTCAAGGTGCTGGCGGCCTTCCAGGGCTGGGCGGCGGAGCGCCGGCGCGAGGCCGGGTGCCTTTCCCATGACGACCTGCTGGTGTTCACGCGGGACCTGCTGGCCCGCGACCGGGAGGTGCGCGCCCGGGTGCGCCGACAGATAAGGGCGCTGCTCGTCGACGAGTTCCAGGACACCGACCCTCTGCAGGTGGAAATCCTTCACCTGCTGATGGAGGGGGAGGATCCACCGACGCTCTTCCTCGTCGGCGATCCCAAGCAGTCGATCTACCGCTTCAGGCGCGCCGACGTGACGACCTACTCCACCGAAGTCGGCCGGCTCGAGGATCGGGGCGCCAAGGTGGAGATCACCGTCAACTTCCGCTCCACCCCGGCGCTGCTGGACGTGGTCAACCGGGTGGGTGGCGAGATCTTCGCGCCGCAGCAGTGGCCTGCCGGACAGGCTCCCTGGCGGGCTCTCGAGTCGCCCGGCGAGCCGGTCACCCCCGGTCCGGCGCTGGTTCTCGCCCCCCTCGACGCGGAGGCCTGCTCCGACGCCGACGGGGTGGCGCGGGAGGAAGCCCGGGTGGTGGCCCGGGAACTGTTGCGGGCCCGGGAAGAGATGGGCGTCGAGGCCCGGGAGATGGCGGTGCTCTTTCCGGTTTCGACCCGCGTGGGGGTCCTCGAGCAGGCCCTGGCCGAGGTGGGCCTGCCCTGCCGGCGGGAGAAGTCCCAGGACTTCTTCCACCGGGTGGAGGTGGCGGAACTGGCACTGGTTCTCGGCGCCGTCGCCGATCCCGACAGCGAAGAGCTGGCGGTCGGCGCTCTGCGCAGCCGGCTGCTGGCGCTCTCCGACGAGATCCTGGCCGTGCATCGCTCCGAGGGAGGCACTTTCCGTCCCGCGGCCTGGCTCGAGGGGAGCGCGCCCGCGGCAGGGGTGGCGGCGGTGAACGAGGCGCTGGTCACCCTGGCCGGCTGGCATCGCCTGGCGGGGGAGATCCCCCCGCCGGAGCTGATGGAACGAGTCCTGCGGGAGACGCGTTTTCTCGTCCTCCTCGAGCTGGTTCCCGGTGGGCGACGGGCGGCGGCCAACGTGCTCAAGCTCCTCGACCAGGCCAGGGCCCACTGGCGGGAGGGCGGCTACGGGCTGGAGGACTTCGTCCGCTGGCTGTGGGAGCGCACCGAGAAAGACGCCGCCCGCGAGTCCGAATCCCCGGCCGCGGAGGACGAGTCGCGGGTCAGCCTGCTGACGATCCACGGCGCCAAGGGCCTCGAATGGCGGGTGGTGGCTCTCTTCGCCACCCATCACCGGCGCGGCGGCAGGCGCGAGACGGTGCTGATCGACCGGCACACTCGCCGGGTGGAGGCCGGTTTCAGTTCTTTCCTGGTCAGCCGCGACTACGACGCCCTGGCGCGGGCCGAGGCCGAACTCGCCTGCGCCGAGCGTGCGCGCCTGCTCTACGTGGCTCTCACCCGGGCCTGTGAGCGGCTGGTCCTGCCCTGTTTCTCCCGGGAGGTCAAGGTGGCGCCGGGCAGCTTGCAGGAACTGCTGGCGCTGTCGCCCACCTGGCGGGCATGGGTGGACGAGGCGGTCGCGGGCCGGGACCCCGAGCCTCCCGCGGTCGTCTGTGCGACCGGTTCTCCGGTCTCCGTCGCGAGTGCCGACCGTCAGGCGGGAGCCATCGACCGGGATACCGCCCAGGCGGCCCGGCAGCGCTGGCGGCGGCAGCGCGCGGAGGCCCTCGAGCGCGGCAGTCCCCTGGTGGTGGTCCGGCCCTCCGCCGTCGGGAGCCCCGGGCCGGTGGCCAGGGGCGGGGGAGGGGATCCCCGTGCCCGGGACCTGGGCAAGGGGCTGCATCGGCTCTTGCAGTGGCTTCTCGAAGGCGAGGCTCCTCCCGCCGACGACCGGGTGGACCTGCTGGCGAGACGGGTGGGGTTGGACCTGAACCTCGACGAGGGCGCATGCCGCAAGATCGCGACCCTGGCCCGGCGTGCCCTGGCGACGGAACTGTTGTCCCGGGCCTGGCGCCATCGCCGCTGGTGCGAGTGGCCGGTGATGTTCAAGGGGAATCCCGCCGACCTGGGACCCGATGTGGCGCCTTCCGTCGAGGCGATGCTGGAGCGCCGGCGGGAGGGGGGGGGCGGCCTGCCGCGGGAGATTCTCGTCGAGGGCTGGATCGATCTGGCCTTCGAGGAGCCCGAGGGCCTGGTGATCGTCGACTACAAGACGGACGCCTGGTCGAGCGACGAGCAGCGACGGATGCTGGCGGCTCACCACGCGCGCCAGGTGGCTTTCTACGGGAAGGTGCTCGAGGCGGCCGGCCGCCGGGTCAAGGAGAGCTGGCTGCTCTTCGTCGGTGCGCCGCGGAGCGTGGCGGAGCGGGTCTGA
- a CDS encoding PD-(D/E)XK nuclease family protein, which produces MVTSRVITLPPEYLSGMAVKLLASPALAADSRLVIATSRPVARALLRRSLAAGGAVAGVRATTLPELAREMAAPRGRRSVLPPQADRLIVAHLLAGDPGPYGAAAQRPAVVAAVARAIREVREAGMFSLPVEFLPTSVGRRRWQRLEHLSRLLAAFDRHLRRQGLADDAEVYRAAVGGPIPGRADDALMVGIYDLTGTQKELVAHLASRIPLTWLCPLPEEDSPSRELIEQTLAWAESRGMAIESAGMAPAPPASARIVACPGERAEAREVAREVLAAAGQGVPFGEMAVLLAAPAAQESLFRDEFRRAGIPVVGEGESCLGATPAGRLVAAVAALLRGEGGEPEMATMVGALAAAAGVAPSYRAVALLRAAGARRVEEVPECLDRWARQRRDDTDSRNALGGLVRRWLEAAGHLRRGLEQAFVGSSWSSAAHALVVFVEAVEWPDVLMPALRRSAAELAAFERLGIPPRPETVVEIWRQRCQALALEPPPGADRRSLAEGVLIVEWNRARGLAADAVWLTGLAHETFLPPGEEDPVLDEETRRRLSQDAGSPLPMARERFIEQDLLFRLGLAVAERITLSWARTDDAQGNILFPAEPLARLIEERSGRALDARDPASNPVVLRVPGEPPALDDSERCLLDPMEFDLALARTPGGRRALEPDAALARRLRADRGRYRGRRLNEYLGMIGAARWTPGQVTPTDLEEIATCPFRFFLRGVLKIRPPIDAAPLAPDAREMGSLAHRVLEDFFRPREDRRPDEPWPQRLTRWIRIRLQELKRGAVDASGPLWNASARRLERELLGFLLGELAMLSGRDVRVAGTEEEYVGELEVADAVVRIVGRPDRVDRDTAGNVEIVDYKWSKGQHYPSSGKGLFAGGRCLQLPLYAWLLTHREEIPRVQRVRYAFLRGAQKNIVIERQALVERKQELVTVVGKVLDFARRGELPPMPKGGENCRYCDYRRICGPGVARIGEQIAEDPVCRRHRQLAQDHP; this is translated from the coding sequence GTGGTGACTAGCCGGGTGATCACCCTGCCCCCCGAGTACCTCTCGGGGATGGCCGTCAAGCTGCTGGCCTCGCCGGCCCTCGCGGCGGACTCGCGGCTGGTGATCGCCACGTCCCGGCCGGTGGCCCGTGCCCTGTTGCGGCGCAGCCTCGCGGCAGGGGGGGCGGTGGCGGGCGTGCGCGCCACGACCCTTCCCGAGCTCGCGCGGGAGATGGCCGCGCCCCGGGGGCGGCGAAGTGTCTTGCCGCCCCAGGCCGACAGGCTGATCGTCGCCCACCTGCTCGCCGGCGACCCGGGGCCCTACGGGGCGGCGGCCCAGCGACCGGCCGTGGTGGCGGCGGTGGCGCGGGCGATCCGGGAGGTGCGGGAAGCGGGCATGTTCTCCCTGCCCGTGGAATTCCTGCCCACCTCCGTGGGGCGCCGGCGCTGGCAGCGGCTCGAGCATCTCTCGCGCCTGCTCGCGGCTTTCGACCGGCATCTCCGCCGGCAGGGCCTGGCGGACGACGCGGAGGTCTACCGGGCGGCGGTGGGAGGGCCGATTCCAGGCCGGGCCGACGACGCTCTGATGGTGGGTATCTACGACCTGACCGGGACCCAGAAAGAACTCGTCGCCCATCTGGCCTCCAGGATCCCCCTGACCTGGCTCTGCCCGCTGCCCGAGGAGGATTCTCCTTCCCGGGAGTTGATCGAGCAGACCCTGGCCTGGGCCGAGAGCCGGGGGATGGCGATCGAGTCGGCGGGAATGGCCCCCGCGCCCCCCGCATCGGCGCGCATCGTGGCCTGTCCGGGAGAACGGGCCGAGGCCCGGGAGGTGGCGCGCGAGGTCCTCGCCGCCGCGGGGCAGGGCGTGCCCTTCGGAGAAATGGCGGTGTTGCTGGCGGCCCCGGCGGCACAGGAGAGCCTTTTCCGCGACGAGTTTCGCCGTGCGGGCATTCCCGTCGTGGGCGAGGGGGAGTCGTGCCTCGGGGCGACACCTGCCGGCCGGTTGGTCGCGGCCGTGGCCGCCCTGTTGCGGGGCGAGGGCGGCGAGCCGGAAATGGCGACGATGGTCGGAGCCCTGGCCGCCGCGGCGGGTGTCGCGCCCTCGTATCGGGCAGTGGCGCTGCTGCGTGCGGCGGGGGCTCGTCGGGTGGAGGAAGTCCCCGAGTGCCTGGACAGGTGGGCCCGGCAGCGGCGGGACGACACGGACAGCAGGAACGCCCTCGGCGGGCTGGTGCGACGCTGGCTCGAGGCCGCCGGTCATCTGCGGCGCGGTCTCGAGCAGGCCTTCGTGGGATCGAGCTGGTCGAGCGCCGCCCACGCCCTGGTGGTCTTCGTGGAAGCGGTGGAGTGGCCCGATGTGCTGATGCCGGCGCTGCGCCGATCGGCCGCCGAACTCGCCGCTTTCGAGCGTCTCGGCATTCCTCCCCGTCCCGAGACGGTGGTCGAGATCTGGCGTCAGCGCTGCCAGGCCCTCGCGCTGGAGCCTCCCCCGGGCGCGGACCGGCGGTCGCTGGCCGAAGGGGTGCTGATCGTCGAGTGGAACCGCGCCCGGGGCCTGGCGGCCGACGCGGTGTGGCTGACGGGCCTGGCCCACGAGACCTTCCTGCCTCCCGGCGAGGAAGATCCGGTGCTCGACGAGGAGACCCGCCGCCGCCTGAGCCAGGACGCCGGCAGCCCCCTGCCCATGGCCCGGGAACGGTTCATCGAACAGGACCTTCTTTTTCGCCTCGGGCTGGCGGTGGCCGAACGCATCACCCTGAGCTGGGCGCGGACCGACGACGCCCAGGGGAATATTCTTTTCCCTGCCGAGCCCCTGGCGCGCTTGATCGAAGAGCGCAGTGGCCGGGCTCTCGATGCGCGCGACCCCGCTTCGAATCCCGTGGTCCTGCGGGTGCCCGGCGAGCCGCCGGCGCTCGACGACTCCGAACGCTGCCTTCTCGACCCGATGGAATTCGACCTGGCCCTGGCGCGGACCCCGGGGGGGCGACGGGCCCTCGAGCCGGACGCGGCCCTCGCGCGCCGCTTGCGCGCCGACCGTGGACGCTATCGCGGGCGGCGCCTGAACGAGTACCTGGGGATGATCGGCGCGGCGCGCTGGACGCCCGGGCAGGTGACGCCCACCGACCTGGAGGAAATAGCCACCTGCCCCTTCCGCTTCTTCCTGCGCGGGGTCCTGAAGATCCGCCCGCCGATCGATGCCGCCCCCCTGGCTCCCGACGCGCGCGAGATGGGTTCGCTGGCTCATCGAGTGCTCGAGGATTTCTTCCGGCCCCGGGAAGACCGGCGCCCCGACGAGCCCTGGCCCCAGCGACTGACGCGTTGGATTCGCATCCGCCTCCAGGAACTGAAGCGTGGCGCGGTCGACGCGAGCGGGCCCCTGTGGAACGCATCGGCCCGCCGGCTCGAACGGGAACTGCTGGGTTTCCTGCTCGGCGAGTTGGCGATGTTGTCCGGTCGCGACGTGCGCGTCGCCGGCACGGAAGAAGAGTACGTCGGCGAGCTGGAGGTGGCCGACGCCGTGGTGCGCATCGTCGGTCGGCCCGATCGCGTCGACAGGGACACCGCCGGCAACGTGGAAATCGTCGACTACAAGTGGTCCAAGGGGCAGCACTACCCCTCGAGCGGGAAGGGACTCTTCGCCGGGGGGCGTTGCCTGCAATTGCCGCTCTACGCCTGGCTGCTGACCCATCGCGAGGAGATCCCGCGGGTGCAGAGGGTGCGCTACGCGTTTCTCCGCGGGGCGCAGAAGAACATCGTGATCGAACGACAAGCCCTGGTGGAAAGGAAGCAGGAACTGGTGACGGTGGTGGGGAAGGTGCTGGATTTCGCCCGGCGGGGCGAGTTGCCGCCGATGCCCAAGGGGGGCGAGAACTGCCGTTACTGCGACTACCGGAGAATCTGCGGTCCCGGCGTCGCCCGCATCGGGGAACAGATCGCGGAAGATCCGGTTTGCCGGCGTCACCGGCAGCTGGCGCAGGATCACCCGTGA
- a CDS encoding MBL fold metallo-hydrolase, protein MLPDMERRPAQPGPATCPEPRESAVAIVVRRREGAWEVLVGLRSRRSRFLPGNWAFLGGRLESIDASGPGDAHLRCAARELEEETGLALEEASWFDAGMLITPPLYPLRYRTRFFLACAPEDWRPPRTPPIPEEIEALRMVGARELLAEWRRGRVIVPPILPPLLEVLACGGDDDPARLAENVARACRRQEACHRIEFVPGVWCYPLESRTLPPATHTNAWMPGATRFVLIDPGSDDPAQLARLENVVQRRRADGATLAAVVLTHHHPDHAGGAAWAAERWGRGVWAHPSTLERIDLPRWVPTRSLADGEGIDLGGVDLRVIATPGHAPGHLVFHCPARSAVICGDLVSSLSTILIDPADGGDMARYLESLVRVAALAPRWLFPAHGPPLPGRALEGFQRHRLERERLVERALQAAPRSLREVADAAYRDAPRAAWSLIEPQALAHLLLLEARGRARRCDGGWRRGD, encoded by the coding sequence ATGCTGCCGGACATGGAGCGGCGTCCAGCACAGCCCGGTCCCGCGACCTGTCCCGAGCCCCGGGAAAGCGCCGTCGCGATCGTCGTACGGCGCCGGGAGGGCGCGTGGGAGGTGCTGGTGGGGTTGCGCTCACGGCGTTCGCGCTTCCTGCCGGGTAACTGGGCCTTTCTCGGCGGGCGTCTCGAGTCCATCGACGCTTCGGGTCCCGGCGATGCGCACCTGCGCTGTGCCGCCCGTGAACTGGAGGAAGAGACGGGGCTGGCACTCGAAGAGGCCTCCTGGTTCGACGCGGGGATGCTGATCACGCCGCCGCTCTATCCTCTGCGTTACCGCACGCGCTTCTTTCTCGCCTGCGCTCCGGAGGACTGGCGGCCGCCCCGCACGCCGCCGATTCCCGAAGAGATCGAGGCGCTCCGCATGGTCGGGGCCCGGGAGCTGCTGGCCGAGTGGCGTCGCGGCCGCGTCATCGTCCCGCCGATCCTGCCACCCCTGCTCGAGGTGCTCGCATGCGGCGGCGACGACGATCCGGCGCGGCTGGCCGAGAACGTGGCCCGGGCCTGTCGGCGCCAGGAGGCCTGCCACCGGATCGAATTCGTTCCCGGCGTCTGGTGCTACCCCCTCGAGAGCCGTACCCTGCCGCCGGCGACTCACACCAACGCCTGGATGCCCGGGGCCACGCGCTTCGTGCTCATCGATCCCGGCAGCGATGATCCCGCCCAACTGGCCCGCCTCGAGAACGTGGTGCAGCGTCGGCGCGCCGATGGCGCGACCCTCGCGGCGGTGGTGCTGACCCATCACCACCCGGATCATGCCGGCGGCGCGGCCTGGGCCGCCGAGCGCTGGGGACGGGGCGTGTGGGCCCATCCGTCGACCCTCGAGCGCATCGATCTGCCGCGTTGGGTGCCCACCCGCAGCCTGGCCGACGGTGAGGGGATCGATCTCGGCGGCGTCGATCTCAGGGTGATCGCCACCCCCGGTCATGCTCCCGGGCACCTGGTCTTTCACTGCCCGGCCCGTTCGGCGGTGATCTGCGGAGACCTGGTCAGCAGTCTGTCGACGATCCTGATCGATCCTGCCGACGGCGGAGACATGGCCCGCTACCTCGAATCCCTGGTCCGGGTCGCCGCTCTCGCACCTCGCTGGCTGTTTCCCGCCCACGGTCCTCCGCTTCCCGGGCGGGCTCTCGAGGGCTTCCAGCGCCACCGCCTGGAGCGAGAGCGTCTGGTGGAGCGAGCGCTGCAGGCCGCCCCGCGCAGCCTGCGTGAAGTGGCCGACGCGGCCTACCGGGACGCTCCCCGGGCCGCGTGGAGCCTGATCGAGCCCCAGGCGCTCGCCCACCTCCTGCTTCTCGAGGCCCGCGGTCGCGCTCGGCGGTGCGACGGAGGGTGGCGGCGTGGTGACTAG
- the sppA gene encoding signal peptide peptidase SppA yields MRKLTGFLAVVGGLALVLMVLGGLFALVGALGKPGVPAVTVLELNLERPLGEAPPTDPVAKLMMKSTPILRDLLEAIERAAEDDRVKGLVARVGTVPMGLAQVQELRDAVIAFRRSGKFAVAWSETFGEGAAGNGAYYLATAFDEIWMLPSGDVGLTGLIYESPFVKGTLDKLGVTPRMDQRYEYKNAMNIFTETSFTAAHKEAMQRLADSQFDQIVRGIAERRGRSVEQVRALVDKGPYLGREALDAGLVDRLGYRDEVYAAAEARAGEKAEWLYPEAYLERAGRPYRKGETIALIYGIGGVARGKSRFNPVTGEATMGSDTVSAAFRAALADKKVKAIVFRVDSPGGSYVASDAIWRETVRAREKGIPVIVTMGNVAGSGGYFVAMSAEKIIAQPSTITGSIGVLGGKMLTRDMWTKVGVTFDGVKTAANADMYSSHYDYSDYGWQRHQRWLDRVYEDFTAKVARGRNLPLEEVLKIAKGRIWTGEDALKIGLVDELGGYAEALRAAREAAGLTADAAIRLKVFPRPKEIFESLLGGSPPSSEPEAALEAGVRTLRSIQPWARSLRQVGLGPHPGVLSMPPMVTAGVR; encoded by the coding sequence ATGAGGAAACTCACTGGATTCCTGGCCGTCGTCGGTGGACTGGCCCTCGTGCTGATGGTGCTCGGCGGACTCTTCGCCCTGGTCGGCGCCCTCGGCAAACCCGGCGTTCCCGCCGTCACGGTCCTCGAACTGAACCTCGAGCGCCCCCTGGGCGAAGCCCCCCCGACCGATCCGGTGGCGAAGCTGATGATGAAGAGCACACCCATCCTGCGCGACCTGCTGGAAGCCATCGAACGGGCCGCCGAAGACGACCGTGTGAAGGGCCTGGTCGCCCGCGTCGGCACGGTACCGATGGGCCTGGCCCAGGTGCAGGAGTTGCGGGACGCGGTGATCGCCTTCCGCCGGTCCGGCAAGTTCGCCGTGGCCTGGAGCGAAACCTTCGGCGAGGGCGCGGCGGGCAATGGAGCCTACTACCTGGCCACGGCTTTCGACGAGATCTGGATGCTGCCCTCGGGCGACGTGGGCCTGACGGGCCTGATCTACGAGTCGCCCTTCGTCAAGGGCACTCTCGACAAGCTGGGTGTCACCCCGAGGATGGACCAGCGCTACGAATACAAGAACGCGATGAACATCTTCACCGAGACGTCTTTCACCGCCGCCCACAAGGAGGCGATGCAGCGCCTGGCCGACTCTCAGTTCGACCAGATCGTCCGGGGCATCGCCGAACGCCGGGGCCGGAGCGTCGAGCAGGTGCGGGCGCTGGTCGACAAGGGACCCTACCTGGGCCGGGAAGCCCTGGACGCCGGACTGGTCGACCGCCTCGGCTACCGGGACGAGGTCTACGCCGCCGCCGAGGCGCGGGCCGGCGAGAAGGCCGAGTGGCTCTACCCGGAGGCCTACCTCGAGCGGGCCGGCCGGCCCTATCGCAAGGGTGAGACCATCGCCCTGATCTACGGCATCGGCGGCGTGGCCCGGGGCAAGAGCCGGTTCAACCCCGTCACCGGGGAAGCCACCATGGGATCCGACACGGTCAGCGCGGCCTTCCGCGCCGCCCTGGCCGACAAGAAGGTCAAGGCGATCGTCTTCCGCGTCGACAGCCCCGGCGGCTCGTACGTGGCCTCGGACGCCATCTGGCGTGAGACGGTGCGGGCCAGGGAAAAGGGCATCCCCGTGATCGTCACCATGGGCAACGTGGCCGGCTCCGGAGGCTACTTCGTGGCCATGAGCGCCGAGAAGATCATCGCCCAACCATCCACCATCACCGGCTCCATCGGGGTGCTCGGGGGCAAGATGCTGACCCGCGACATGTGGACCAAGGTGGGGGTCACCTTCGATGGGGTGAAGACGGCCGCCAACGCCGACATGTACTCTTCCCATTACGACTACAGCGACTACGGCTGGCAACGGCACCAGCGGTGGCTCGACCGGGTTTACGAAGACTTCACCGCCAAGGTGGCCCGGGGGCGCAATCTGCCCCTCGAAGAGGTGCTGAAGATCGCCAAGGGCCGCATCTGGACCGGCGAGGACGCCCTGAAAATCGGCCTCGTCGACGAACTCGGCGGCTACGCCGAAGCCTTGCGGGCCGCGCGGGAGGCCGCCGGCCTGACCGCCGACGCCGCGATACGGCTGAAGGTCTTCCCCCGGCCGAAGGAGATTTTCGAAAGCCTGCTGGGCGGCTCGCCTCCCAGCAGCGAACCCGAGGCCGCCCTCGAGGCCGGGGTGCGCACCCTGCGTTCGATTCAGCCCTGGGCCCGCTCCCTCCGGCAAGTCGGACTCGGCCCCCACCCCGGCGTGCTGAGCATGCCCCCCATGGTGACGGCCGGCGTGCGCTAG